Proteins found in one candidate division KSB1 bacterium genomic segment:
- a CDS encoding STAS domain-containing protein produces MAFKEDMRAGVSILELKGKLMGAPETTEIHQRVKELVANGVKKVVIDLGGVTWMNSSGIGMLMSALSTVRNAGGELKVARATEKVKSLFMITKIITTFEHYDSVEEAIASFNQ; encoded by the coding sequence ATGGCTTTCAAGGAAGATATGCGGGCCGGAGTTTCCATTTTAGAGTTAAAAGGCAAGCTGATGGGAGCGCCGGAGACGACTGAAATCCACCAAAGAGTTAAAGAACTGGTTGCCAACGGCGTAAAAAAGGTGGTCATAGATTTGGGCGGAGTGACCTGGATGAACAGCTCAGGCATCGGCATGCTGATGAGCGCGCTTTCGACCGTGCGCAATGCCGGCGGTGAATTGAAGGTTGCCCGCGCAACTGAAAAAGTCAAAAGCCTTTTTATGATTACAAAAATCATTACCACCTTTGAGCACTATGATTCGGTCGAAGAGGCGATAGCATCTTTCAATCAATAG